In one window of Fulvia fulva chromosome 5, complete sequence DNA:
- a CDS encoding Ureidoacrylate amidohydrolase RutB, which yields MATNGSPDHHRAVIGNPDTFWLYSSNTGFDLTHPPKPNSPPIKPSVTISTTTSPITIDPAKSALVIIDMQNFFLSPALGKARGPGHDALDQLVEHAIPSCRKAGIRVVWVNWGLTEQEVEEMPPAVKRAFGFEAVVEGEGWEDDEAVFVSRKGVFAVNKHGQPQNQGGDLVGGGAKGQKKLYKGIGSDMGTVKNFETGKEIHVGRMLMRDQWNTALCPPLDQIYTEGAKLTTRPDVWIHKNRMSGMWGARTELDDFLEKEGLRTLFFAGVNTDQCVNGTYQDAFSKGYDCVLLSDGCGTTSPECAQQGVEYNAANTCGFLLSCKQLADGVAGIERA from the coding sequence ATGGCTACAAATGGTAGCCCTGACCACCACCGCGCCGTTATCGGGAACCCTGACACCTTTTGGCTCTACTCCTCAAACACCGGCTTCGACCTCACACATCCTCCCAAGCCTAATTCTCCACCCATCAAGCCCAGCGTCACGATATCGACCACAACCTCTCCCATCACTATCGACCCTGCCAAATCCGCCTTGGTGATCATCGACATGCAGAACTTCTTCCTCTCGCCCGCGTTAGGCAAGGCCCGAGGTCCCGGTCACGATGCTCTCGACCAACTCGTGGAACATGCCATTCCATCGTGTCGAAAAGCTGGGATTCGAGTGGTGTGGGTGAACTGGGGGCTTACGGAACAGGAAGTGGAGGAGATGCCGCCGGCTGTGAAGAGGGCGTTCGGGTTTGAAGCTGTCGTTGAGGGCGAGGGGTGGGAGGATGACGAGGCGGTGTTTGTGAGTCGAAAGGGAGTGTTCGCAGTGAATAAACATGGACAACCGCAGAATCAGGGTGGAGATCTCGTGGGCGGTGGGGCGAAGGGGCAGAAGAAGCTGTATAAAGGCATCGGGAGTGATATGGGGACTGTCAAGAATTTCGAGACAGGGAAGGAGATTCATGTGGGAAGAATGTTGATGCGAGATCAGTGGAATACTGCTCTTTGCCCCCCACTCGATCAAATCTATACCGAAGGCGCAAAGCTCACCACGAGACCTGATGTTTGGATCCACAAGAACCGGATGAGTGGGATGTGGGGAGCGCGCACAGAGTTGGATGACTTTCTTGAGAAGGAAGGGCTGAGGACGTTGTTCTTTGCGGGCGTCAACACTGATCAATGTGTCAATGGGACTTATCAGGACGCCTTTTCGAAGGGTTACGATTGTGTGTTGCTGAGTGATGGGTGTGGAACTACGAGTCCGGAGTGTGCGCAGCAGGGCGTTGAGTACAATGCGGCTAACACGTGTGGGTTCTTGCTCAGCTGTAAGCAGTTGGCAGATGGTGTTGCAGGGATAGAGAGGGCGTAG
- a CDS encoding Succinate/fumarate mitochondrial transporter: MSAKSTSGPGGKKPASAATNLIAGGGAGMMEALVCHPLDTIKVRMQLSRRQRTAGTKRRGFIKTGMEIARKETPLGLYKGLGAVLTGIVPKMAIRFTSYEWYKQMLAGQDGQIKGSANFMAGLAAGVTEAVAVVTPMEVVKIRLQAQHHSMADPLDVPKYRNAAHACLMMIREEGVGALWRGVSLTALRQGTNQAANFTAYTELKAYLQNNSPDPSAPLSTPVTMGIGLISGAVGPFCNAPIDTIKTRLQRMPAEPGQTALGRIQTIASQLLKQEGARAFWMGITPRVARVAPGQAVTFAVYEYLKGILEKGREMIPGGQYEE; the protein is encoded by the exons ATGTCGGCGAAGAGTACCTCAGGCCCTGGCGGCAAGAAGCCAGCTTCAGCGGCGACCAACTTGATCG CTGGTGGTGGAGCTGGCATGATGGAGGCACTTGTCTGCCATCCTTTAGACACAATCAAAGTTCGCATGCAACTTTCGAGACGACAGCGAACAGCAGGCACCAAACGACGAGGCTTCATCAAGACTGGTATGGAGATTGCAAGGAAAGAAACGCCTCTTGGTCTTTATAAAGGACTGGGTGCCGTCCTCACTGGTATTGTGCCTAAGATGGCCATTCGGTTCACCAGCTACGAATGGTATAAGCAGATGTTGGCTGGTCAAGATGGTCAGATTAAGGGTAGTGCCAACTTTATGGCTGGTCTGGCTGCAGGTGTGACCGAGGCCGTTGCAGTGGTAACGCCCATGGAAGTCGTCAAGATTAGGCTACAAGCACAACACCACAGCATGGCCGACCCATTGGACGTTCCCAAATACCGTAATGCAGCTCACGCATGCTTGATGATGATCAGGGAGGAAGGCGTCGGCGCTCTATGGCGCGGTGTATCTCTCACGGCACTCAGACAGGGTACCAACCAGGCCGCCAACTTTACCGCGTACACCGAACTCAAGGCATATCTTCAGAACAACAGCCCCGATCCTTCCGCGCCGCTGTCAACACCAGTGACCATGGGAATCGGTCTGATCTCCGGTGCTGTCGGTCCTTTCTGCAACGCACCCATAGACACGATCAAGACTCGTTTACAACGGATGCCAGCCGAGCCGGGTCAGACTGCCCTTGGGCGCATCCAAACTATTGCAAGCCAACTGTTGAAGCAAGAAGGTGCTCGAGCTTTCTGGATGGGCATTACACCACGAGTGGCGCGTGTCGCACCTGGGCAGGCAGTCACTTTCGCCGTGTATGAATATCTTAAGGGCATTCTAGAGAAAGGTCGCGAGATGATACCCGGCGGACAGTACGAAGAATAG
- a CDS encoding Dihydrofolate reductase has protein sequence MADEMSLSQLPLTLIVAATAKNGIGKSGGLPWPMLKKDMAYFARVTKRVPIPQNTGSVRSDALKESVLEGASRNVVIMGRKTWESIPPNRRPLPDRTNIVISSQDKSTLQSVPEDVVVASDISSGLQTLEGMVKQGKALPATRAFVIGGSSIYTAALELPQTKRILMTRISEEYDCDTFFPDVLDSFSSGWEKASHADLRSFVGEEVEEGPVAQAIDGEDVSMEFELYER, from the coding sequence ATGGCAGACGAAATGTCACTGTCACAGCTCCCGCTGACACTCATCGTCGCAGCCACTGCTAAGAATGGCATCGGCAAAAGTGGCGGCTTGCCCTGGCCAATGCTGAAGAAAGACATGGCCTACTTTGCTAGAGTCACGAAACGTGTTCCGATACCACAGAACACTGGCTCAGTACGATCTGACGCTCTCAAAGAAAGTGTGCTAGAAGGAGCATCCCGCAACGTGGTTATCATGGGACGCAAAACGTGGGAGAGCATTCCCCCCAACCGACGACCTCTTCCGGACAGGACCAACATCGTCATCAGCTCACAGGACAAGTCGACTTTGCAATCAGTCCCAGAGGATGTCGTGGTAGCATCTGATATATCGTCTGGTCTGCAGACATTGGAAGGCATGGTAAAGCAAGGCAAGGCTCTGCCCGCTACCAGAGCTTTTGTCATCGGCGGCTCGAGCATCTACACGGCAGCGCTTGAGCTTCCACAAACGAAGCGCATCCTCATGACCAGGATCTCAGAGGAGTATGACTGCGATACCTTCTTTCCGGATGTCTTGGACTCCTTCTCCTCTGGCTGGGAAAAAGCATCTCATGCCGATCTTCGGTCTTTTGTGGGTGAGGAAGTTGAGGAGGGCCCGGTAGCTCAAGCGATTGACGGAGAGGATGTCAGCATGGAATTTGAGCTCTATGAACGCTGA